From the genome of Lutzomyia longipalpis isolate SR_M1_2022 chromosome 2, ASM2433408v1, one region includes:
- the LOC129789611 gene encoding solute carrier organic anion transporter family member 4A1 isoform X2 — protein sequence MSTQSIRINTGESVEGPQEGTKSCGWFTFRPKCIQTFLSPKWALFWLCWAGAVQGLVVNGFINVVITTIERRFGLKSSQTGLVASGYDIASFLCLVPVTYFGGRSGASKPKWIGIGVILMALGSFTFSLPHFLVGHYRATGSDSNICPSDLNATNTSNSGNSPADLCIVTGENGIDDSHEDLSWNVWLFFIAQLLHGAGASPLYTLGVTYIDENVSKKMSSVYLGIYYTTAIIGPAVGYVVGGQLLLFYTDMVSVDPLVFGLTPESKVWVGAWWVGFVFMAVFCLLLSIPILAFPPSLPGADELRLEKVSEAHDGGDSSAGTQKFSKVREMPKALCSLLKNPTFFFLNLAGASEGLIIAGFAAFLPKQIENQFSVTAVWSALLMGIITVPAGGGGTFLGGYLVKKLNLSCAGIIKLCLVATFFASLFTICFFLSCPNPTFAGVTTSYRMDDVAAALPGNGLHLVHPCNSKCSCSRMNYDPVCGIDGIMYYSPCHAGCEQEKSLDQSKIYLNCDCIDGNSSSTGYEAINTMCDSTCNHLWIFVSLCFFVMFFTFLATMPALSATLRCVHEDQRSFALGIQWIKVRILGTIPAPMIFGSLIDESCILWQESCDKFGACLVYDNLYMSRYMLALAFIGKVCSVIFFLGAWWFYIPPKTTATVVVARQLQVAAVNGKCGENHLPGQDNEEKY from the exons atgtcaACACAGAGCATTCGTATAAATACGGGTGAGAGTGTTGAGGGTCCTCAGGAGGGTACCAAATCCTGCGGATGGTTCACCTTCAGACCAAAATGCATTCAGACATTCTTGTCACCCAAATGGGCTCTCTTCTGGTTGTGCTGGGCAGGAGCTGTTCAGG GATTAGTCGTCAATGGATTTATTAACGTTGTCATCACGACCATTGAGCGTCGCTTTGGGCTCAAATCATCACAGACAGGCCTCGTGGCGAGCGGCTATGATATTGCATCCTTCCTCTGCCTTGTTCCTGTGACATACTTTGGGGGCCGCAGTGGGGCATCAAAGCCCAAGTGGATTGGCATTGGGGTGATCCTCATGGCATTGGGATCCTTCACCTTCTCCCTGCCACATTTCCTCGTTGGACACTACAGAGCAACTGGGAGCGACAGCAACATCTGCCCATCGGACCTAAACGCCACAAATACCTCCAATTCG GGAAATTCACCAGCAGATTTATGTATTGTCACGGGTGAAAATGGAATAGATGACTCCCATGAGGATTTATCGTGGAACGTGTGGCTGTTTTTCATCGCTCAATTGCTCCATGGTGCCGGTGCATCGCCCCTCTATACGCTGGGCGTTACCTACATTGATGAGAATGTCTCCAAGAAGATGTCTTCTGTGTACTTAG GGATTTACTACACGACTGCAATCATTGGACCAGCTGTGGGATACGTTGTTGGGGGTCAATTGCTTCTCTTCTACACGGATATGGTGTCTGTGGATCCTCTTGT ATTTGGGTTGACACCGGAGAGTAAGGTGTGGGTTGGAGCATGGTGGGTGGGATTTGTATTTATGGCGGTCTTCTGCCTTTTGCTCTCTATCCCAATCCTTGCCTTTCCACCCTCTCTTCCTGGAGCTGATGAGCTGCGTCTCGAGAAGGTTTCGGAAGCACACGATGGCGGTGATAGCAGTGCAGGTACgcagaaattctcaaaagtcCGTGAGATGCCCAAAGCACTTTGCAGTCTTCTCAAGAATCCaacattcttcttcttaaatcTCGCCGGAGCTTCCGAAGGTTTGATAATAGCGGGATTTGCAGCATTTCTACCGAAGCAAATTGAGAATCAGTTCAGTGTAACTGCTGTCTGGTCAGCACTACTAATGGGAATCATCACTGTTCCCGCTGGAGGTGGTGGAACTTTCCTCGGGGGATATTtagtgaaaaaattaaatctctccTGTGCTGGGATTATCAAACTCTGTCTCGTGGCTACTTTCTTTGCAAGCCTCTTTACAATATGCTTCTTCCTTTCCTGTCCCAATCCTACTTTTGCCGGAGTTACCACCTCCTACCGCATGGATGATGTAGCTGCTGCTCTCCCTGGCAATGGACTGCACTTGGTACATCCGTGCAACAGCAAATGCTCCTGCAGCAGAATGAACTATGATCCTGTGTGCGGAATCGATGGAATTATGTACTATTCTCCCTGCCATGCGGGATGTGAGCAAGAAAAGAGCCTAGACCAGTCTAAAATTTACCTAAACTGTGACTGCATAGACGGGAACTCTTCTTCAACCGG CTACGAAGCTATAAATACGATGTGCGATTCAACATGTAATCATCTCTGGATTTTTGTGAGTCTCTGCTTCTTTGTAATGTTCTTCACATTCCTCGCCACCATGCCCGCTCTTTCGGCTACCCTTCGATGTGTTCATGAAGATCAGCGTTCATTCGCTTTGGGTATTCAGTGGATTAAGGTGCGCATATTGGGTACAATTCCTGCTCCCATGATCTTTGGTTCTCTCATCGATGAATCCTGCATTCTGTGGCAAGAATCTTGTGACAAATTTGGCGCCTGTCTGGTCTACGATAATCTCTACATGAGTCGCTACATGCTTGCGCTGGCCTTCATCGGCAAGGTTTGCTCCGTTATCTTCTTCCTCGGCGCATGGTGGTTCTACATCCCACCTAAAACTACTGCCACCGTTGTCGTAGCCAGGCAGCTGCAAGTGGCTGCTGTGAATGGTAAATGTGGAGAAAATCACCTTCCGGGTCAggacaatgaagaaaaatactaa
- the LOC129789611 gene encoding solute carrier organic anion transporter family member 4A1 isoform X1 — protein sequence MSTQSIRINTGESVEGPQEGTKSCGWFTFRPKCIQTFLSPKWALFWLCWAGAVQGLVVNGFINVVITTIERRFGLKSSQTGLVASGYDIASFLCLVPVTYFGGRSGASKPKWIGIGVILMALGSFTFSLPHFLVGHYRATGSDSNICPSDLNATNTSNSQGNSPADLCIVTGENGIDDSHEDLSWNVWLFFIAQLLHGAGASPLYTLGVTYIDENVSKKMSSVYLGIYYTTAIIGPAVGYVVGGQLLLFYTDMVSVDPLVFGLTPESKVWVGAWWVGFVFMAVFCLLLSIPILAFPPSLPGADELRLEKVSEAHDGGDSSAGTQKFSKVREMPKALCSLLKNPTFFFLNLAGASEGLIIAGFAAFLPKQIENQFSVTAVWSALLMGIITVPAGGGGTFLGGYLVKKLNLSCAGIIKLCLVATFFASLFTICFFLSCPNPTFAGVTTSYRMDDVAAALPGNGLHLVHPCNSKCSCSRMNYDPVCGIDGIMYYSPCHAGCEQEKSLDQSKIYLNCDCIDGNSSSTGYEAINTMCDSTCNHLWIFVSLCFFVMFFTFLATMPALSATLRCVHEDQRSFALGIQWIKVRILGTIPAPMIFGSLIDESCILWQESCDKFGACLVYDNLYMSRYMLALAFIGKVCSVIFFLGAWWFYIPPKTTATVVVARQLQVAAVNGKCGENHLPGQDNEEKY from the exons atgtcaACACAGAGCATTCGTATAAATACGGGTGAGAGTGTTGAGGGTCCTCAGGAGGGTACCAAATCCTGCGGATGGTTCACCTTCAGACCAAAATGCATTCAGACATTCTTGTCACCCAAATGGGCTCTCTTCTGGTTGTGCTGGGCAGGAGCTGTTCAGG GATTAGTCGTCAATGGATTTATTAACGTTGTCATCACGACCATTGAGCGTCGCTTTGGGCTCAAATCATCACAGACAGGCCTCGTGGCGAGCGGCTATGATATTGCATCCTTCCTCTGCCTTGTTCCTGTGACATACTTTGGGGGCCGCAGTGGGGCATCAAAGCCCAAGTGGATTGGCATTGGGGTGATCCTCATGGCATTGGGATCCTTCACCTTCTCCCTGCCACATTTCCTCGTTGGACACTACAGAGCAACTGGGAGCGACAGCAACATCTGCCCATCGGACCTAAACGCCACAAATACCTCCAATTCG CAGGGAAATTCACCAGCAGATTTATGTATTGTCACGGGTGAAAATGGAATAGATGACTCCCATGAGGATTTATCGTGGAACGTGTGGCTGTTTTTCATCGCTCAATTGCTCCATGGTGCCGGTGCATCGCCCCTCTATACGCTGGGCGTTACCTACATTGATGAGAATGTCTCCAAGAAGATGTCTTCTGTGTACTTAG GGATTTACTACACGACTGCAATCATTGGACCAGCTGTGGGATACGTTGTTGGGGGTCAATTGCTTCTCTTCTACACGGATATGGTGTCTGTGGATCCTCTTGT ATTTGGGTTGACACCGGAGAGTAAGGTGTGGGTTGGAGCATGGTGGGTGGGATTTGTATTTATGGCGGTCTTCTGCCTTTTGCTCTCTATCCCAATCCTTGCCTTTCCACCCTCTCTTCCTGGAGCTGATGAGCTGCGTCTCGAGAAGGTTTCGGAAGCACACGATGGCGGTGATAGCAGTGCAGGTACgcagaaattctcaaaagtcCGTGAGATGCCCAAAGCACTTTGCAGTCTTCTCAAGAATCCaacattcttcttcttaaatcTCGCCGGAGCTTCCGAAGGTTTGATAATAGCGGGATTTGCAGCATTTCTACCGAAGCAAATTGAGAATCAGTTCAGTGTAACTGCTGTCTGGTCAGCACTACTAATGGGAATCATCACTGTTCCCGCTGGAGGTGGTGGAACTTTCCTCGGGGGATATTtagtgaaaaaattaaatctctccTGTGCTGGGATTATCAAACTCTGTCTCGTGGCTACTTTCTTTGCAAGCCTCTTTACAATATGCTTCTTCCTTTCCTGTCCCAATCCTACTTTTGCCGGAGTTACCACCTCCTACCGCATGGATGATGTAGCTGCTGCTCTCCCTGGCAATGGACTGCACTTGGTACATCCGTGCAACAGCAAATGCTCCTGCAGCAGAATGAACTATGATCCTGTGTGCGGAATCGATGGAATTATGTACTATTCTCCCTGCCATGCGGGATGTGAGCAAGAAAAGAGCCTAGACCAGTCTAAAATTTACCTAAACTGTGACTGCATAGACGGGAACTCTTCTTCAACCGG CTACGAAGCTATAAATACGATGTGCGATTCAACATGTAATCATCTCTGGATTTTTGTGAGTCTCTGCTTCTTTGTAATGTTCTTCACATTCCTCGCCACCATGCCCGCTCTTTCGGCTACCCTTCGATGTGTTCATGAAGATCAGCGTTCATTCGCTTTGGGTATTCAGTGGATTAAGGTGCGCATATTGGGTACAATTCCTGCTCCCATGATCTTTGGTTCTCTCATCGATGAATCCTGCATTCTGTGGCAAGAATCTTGTGACAAATTTGGCGCCTGTCTGGTCTACGATAATCTCTACATGAGTCGCTACATGCTTGCGCTGGCCTTCATCGGCAAGGTTTGCTCCGTTATCTTCTTCCTCGGCGCATGGTGGTTCTACATCCCACCTAAAACTACTGCCACCGTTGTCGTAGCCAGGCAGCTGCAAGTGGCTGCTGTGAATGGTAAATGTGGAGAAAATCACCTTCCGGGTCAggacaatgaagaaaaatactaa
- the LOC129789647 gene encoding uncharacterized protein LOC129789647, translated as MELAASSLYWHGPQWLTEGESAWPNAESFPETDEQSEPAAAVLKINQQEGNYIFKRLTRDISSFFRMKRVLLCVCKFIQILRYKALSRKGTPCVMPNQPNKFSTKELLWAENQLIKWDQSNHYLEDIQDLMNNRNAPIKSTSLRKLHPFVDDEGILRVGGRLGHLDDDYSTKYPKILPNDTLAKLMIREMHIRMMHAGTQLLLAHCRRHYWPIGGRRTVKGVIHLCKAFNSVAIDCCGPFFIRTGAESRGRTQRVDVVIFVCTSTKAVHIEIVSRLTTEAFLASFARFTDRRGVPKDVYSDNGRNFLGAARELQRLLAQEAQELQDQTSEMRINWHFQPAQSPHFNGLAESAVKSAKTHLKRVIGEHRLNYEEFYTILTRVEAVLNSRPITILSDDPRDPQPLTPGHFLTFGPPTQLPDDDLSHENVNHLQRWDLCQKIHQEFARKWKISYLTTLQERAKWQTERENLKIDDIVILHDPSVSRNHKWSTGRVIGVHRGVDGKVRVIDIRTPTGTYSRSVVKVSKYPMCESHISPPEHVEN; from the exons ATGGAGTTAGCAGCATCTTCTCTGTATTGGCATGGCCCACAGTGGCTAACAGAGGGAGAATCAGCGTGGCCCAATGCAGAAAGTTTCCCGGAAACGGATGAGCAATCAGAACCTGCCGCCGCGGTACTCAAAATCAATCAGCAAGAGGGCAATTACATCTTCAAGAGGCTCACGAGAGACATCAGCAGCTTCTTCCGCATGAAGAGAGTGCTACTATGTGTGTGCAAATTCATACAGATCCTTCGGTACAAGGCATTGTCGAGAAAAGGAACCCCATGTGTCATGCCAAATCAACCCAATAAGTTCTCGACAAAGGAATTATTGTGGGCGGAAAATCAGCTGATCAAGTGGGATCAATCGAATCACTACCTTGAGGACATTCAGGATCTCATGAACAACCGGAATGCACCCATCAAGAGCACATCTCTGCGAAAACTGCACCCATTCGTCGATGATGAGGGAATTTTGCGTGTCGGCGGACGGCTGGGCCATCTGGACGATGACTACAGCACCAAATACCCGAAAATTCTCCCAAATGACACATTGGCAAAGTTGATGATCCGGGAAATGCACATCAGAATGATGCACGCAGGAACACAGCTACTCTTGGCCCATTGTCGCAGGCATTATTGGCCAATAGGAGGACGACGTACCGTCAAAGGTGTGATTCATCTCTGCAAG GCATTCAATAGTGTGGCCATCGATTGCTGCGGACCCTTTTTCATCCGTACAGGCGCAGAATCTCGTGGCAGAACACAGAGAGTGGATGTTGTCATCTTTGTGTGTACTTCCACCAAAGCTGTACACATCGAAATCGTCAGCAGACTGACAACCGAGGCATTTTTGGCCAGTTTTGCGCGATTCACTGATCGACGAGGAGTTCCTAAAGACGTTTACTCAGACAACGGCCGTAACTTCCTCGGCGCTGCGCGTGAATTACAACGTTTACTGGCACAGGAAGCGCAAGAACTTCAGGATCAAACAAGTGAGATGAGAATCAATTGGCACTTTCAACCCGCACAATCTCCGCACTTCAACGGATTGGCAGAATCTGCAGTGAAGTCAGCAAAGACACATCTGAAGAGAGTGATTGGAGAACACAGGCTGAACTACGAGGAATTCTACACAATTCTAACTCGAGTGGAAGCAGTGTTGAATAGTAGACCGATTACCATTCTTTCTGATGATCCTCGAGATCCCCAACCGCTCACTCCAGGGCATTTTTTGACTTTTGGCCCACCAACTCAGCTACCAGATGATGATTTATCTCACGAGAACGTCAACCATCTTCAGCGCTGGGATTTGTGTCAGAAGATTCATCAGGAATTTGCCAGGAAGTGGAAGATTTCGTATCTTACCACACTTCAGGAGAGAGCAAAGTGgcagacagagagagagaatctGAAGATCGACGACATCGTGATTCTTCATGACCCTTCCGTGAGTCGCAATCACAAATGGAGCACCGGACGAGTCATTGGAGTTCACCGTGGAGTAGATGGGAAGGTGAGAGTTATTGATATTAGAACCCCTACGGGCACATATTCACGGTCAGTAGTAAAGGTCTCGAAATATCCGATGTGTGAGAGTCACATCTCCCCCCCCGAGCATGTTGAGAATTAG